The Brachyspira hyodysenteriae ATCC 27164 genome includes a window with the following:
- a CDS encoding GGDEF domain-containing protein, which yields MNDIIKVINILNDIPEPFSVDGIIKTFEASSKDFIKSFAVYFYKEGSEEARLWYTSKNKLVINDKKNNREYTLFARGNKFGYIIVNADKNKDEMEVLINYLSIILYSEKLSFLANRDKLTGLYNRGYIIKYLQEKETTNEIYSIVIVDLDKFKHYNDTYGHNIGDHVLKLISKVMKDSLKNIKYKSVLARYGGEEFIIVIDINNKNDLFNAMEEIRNSIIETDLSTEEYSLKATASLGGAIKEENTTLRTFINKADQSLYNAKETGRNKSVILDF from the coding sequence ATGAATGATATTATTAAAGTAATAAATATATTAAATGATATACCAGAACCTTTTTCTGTAGATGGAATAATAAAAACTTTTGAAGCAAGCTCTAAAGATTTTATAAAAAGTTTTGCTGTTTATTTTTATAAGGAAGGCAGTGAAGAAGCCAGATTATGGTATACATCTAAAAATAAATTAGTTATTAATGATAAAAAAAATAATAGAGAATATACTTTATTTGCCAGAGGTAATAAATTTGGTTATATAATAGTTAATGCAGATAAAAATAAAGATGAAATGGAAGTACTTATAAATTATCTGTCAATAATATTATATAGTGAAAAGCTCTCATTTTTGGCAAATAGAGACAAACTTACAGGTTTATACAATCGCGGATATATAATAAAATATTTGCAGGAAAAAGAAACTACAAATGAAATATATTCTATAGTAATAGTAGATTTAGATAAATTCAAACATTATAATGATACTTACGGACATAATATAGGAGATCATGTATTAAAATTAATTTCAAAGGTAATGAAAGATTCTTTAAAAAATATAAAATATAAATCTGTATTGGCAAGATATGGAGGAGAAGAATTTATTATAGTAATTGATATTAATAATAAAAATGATCTTTTTAATGCTATGGAAGAAATAAGAAACTCAATAATAGAAACTGATTTATCTACAGAAGAATATTCTCTAAAAGCAACAGCATCTTTAGGAGGTGCTATAAAAGAGGAAAATACAACTTTAAGAACTTTTATAAATAAAGCAGATCAATCATTATATAATGCTAAAGAAACAGGAAGAAATAAATCCGTTATATTAGATTTTTAA
- a CDS encoding Rpn family recombination-promoting nuclease/putative transposase: MKDLDKLKQILNEPVTIENLNRINDYFVRYLFSHTGNENIALNFINAVFKDLNFETFQKIEILNPFNIAENYDEKESIVDIKATTESGITVLIEIQSRGNEDFIKRALYYWAYNYSSSLNRGSFYDELKPTVSINITNFILTDEDKVHSCYILKELNNNKILTDHCQLHFVELPKSNLKNISEIESLDNTHKEFISWVKFFKGEDMSILMKENTIFEEVERKCRTFVNDSPVMDKYKKREVDTYFLNKSMELDIRKAKEEGIKEGIKEGIKENQISMAKNMKKDKVDFNIISKYTGLSIEEIKKL, encoded by the coding sequence ATGAAAGATTTAGATAAATTAAAACAAATATTAAATGAACCTGTTACAATCGAAAATTTAAATAGAATTAATGATTATTTTGTACGCTATTTATTTTCACATACGGGTAATGAAAATATAGCTTTAAATTTTATTAATGCTGTATTTAAAGATTTAAATTTTGAAACTTTTCAAAAAATAGAAATACTTAATCCATTTAACATAGCAGAAAATTATGATGAAAAAGAATCTATAGTTGATATAAAAGCTACTACAGAATCAGGAATAACGGTTTTAATAGAAATACAATCCAGAGGCAATGAAGATTTTATAAAAAGAGCTTTATATTATTGGGCTTATAATTATAGTTCTAGTTTAAATAGAGGTTCTTTTTATGATGAATTAAAGCCAACTGTAAGTATAAATATTACAAACTTTATACTAACAGATGAAGATAAAGTACATAGCTGCTATATATTAAAAGAATTAAATAATAATAAAATCTTAACAGATCATTGTCAGTTACATTTTGTAGAATTACCTAAATCCAATTTAAAAAATATTTCTGAAATAGAAAGTTTAGATAATACACATAAAGAATTCATTTCTTGGGTTAAGTTTTTTAAGGGGGAAGATATGTCTATTTTAATGAAAGAAAATACTATATTTGAAGAAGTAGAAAGGAAATGCCGTACTTTTGTTAATGATAGTCCTGTAATGGATAAATATAAAAAACGAGAAGTAGATACATATTTCTTGAATAAGAGTATGGAGTTAGATATAAGGAAGGCTAAAGAAGAAGGTATTAAAGAAGGTATTAAAGAAGGTATTAAAGAAAATCAAATATCTATGGCAAAAAATATGAAGAAAGACAAAGTAGATTTTAATATTATTTCTAAATATACAGGATTGAGTATAGAAGAAATAAAAAAATTATGA
- a CDS encoding M23 family metallopeptidase has translation MKNNKFKYTKIRNNNNIISYMEDILFKIKSKFIKSNNIQRIRTTYVHSTRYTGNDKKNNIFLTIIKKFSLAVVSLSLFMILANFLIINMRHTSKEVVVEDKMLANNAYSKILDEISPEQVSYNTSSISEVPTVTSAVTLENATDIFYNSITSDNTLVGDGTIGMKYDEYIIEEGDNLTTISRKIGANLDTLVSVNKITNANRLRPGQKIVIPNRNGLLYTIKKDESIEEIAERYDVSLNRVLSFNKISDPNDIEVGDDIFLPGAKYTLDERIDKFGQMFSIPTTITRISSVFGYRVHPITGVRTKHMGVDIPGRLNTPVYAARKGKVIFAGYSGGYGNLVIVRHDKGYTTYYGHLNSITTRAGATVGVGVMIGRMGSTGRSTGSHLHFEVRRNGVALNPADFIPIKKFLRGRR, from the coding sequence ATGAAAAATAACAAATTTAAGTACACCAAAATACGTAATAACAATAATATTATCTCTTATATGGAAGATATATTATTCAAAATCAAGTCTAAATTTATAAAATCAAATAATATTCAAAGAATAAGAACAACTTATGTTCATTCTACAAGATATACAGGAAATGATAAAAAAAATAATATATTCTTAACAATAATTAAAAAGTTTTCATTAGCTGTAGTGTCATTATCACTATTTATGATTTTAGCTAATTTTTTAATAATAAATATGCGTCATACTTCCAAAGAAGTGGTTGTAGAAGATAAAATGCTTGCTAATAATGCATATTCTAAAATATTAGATGAAATATCTCCTGAGCAAGTAAGTTATAATACTTCAAGCATATCTGAAGTACCTACAGTAACATCAGCAGTAACTTTAGAAAATGCCACAGATATATTTTATAATTCTATAACTTCTGATAATACTTTAGTAGGAGACGGTACTATAGGTATGAAATATGATGAATATATTATAGAAGAAGGAGATAATCTTACTACAATATCAAGGAAAATAGGTGCTAACTTAGATACTTTGGTTAGTGTTAATAAAATCACTAATGCTAATAGATTAAGACCAGGACAAAAAATTGTAATACCAAATCGTAACGGATTATTATATACAATAAAAAAAGATGAATCTATAGAAGAAATAGCTGAAAGATATGATGTATCATTAAACAGAGTTCTTTCTTTCAATAAAATAAGTGATCCTAATGATATTGAAGTTGGAGATGATATATTCTTACCAGGAGCTAAATATACTTTAGATGAAAGAATAGATAAATTTGGACAGATGTTCAGTATTCCTACAACTATAACTAGAATAAGCAGTGTATTCGGATACAGAGTACACCCTATAACAGGTGTTAGAACTAAACATATGGGGGTTGATATACCTGGAAGACTTAATACTCCTGTATATGCTGCTAGAAAAGGAAAAGTAATATTTGCAGGATACAGCGGCGGTTATGGTAATTTAGTAATAGTTCGTCATGATAAAGGTTATACTACATATTACGGACACCTTAATTCTATAACTACAAGAGCAGGTGCTACTGTAGGTGTTGGTGTAATGATAGGAAGAATGGGAAGCACAGGAAGATCTACAGGAAGCCATTTACATTTTGAAGTTAGAAGAAATGGTGTGGCATTAAATCCTGCTGATTTTATACCTATAAAGAAATTCTTAAGAGGAAGAAGATAA
- the def gene encoding peptide deformylase: MLRELVIYGDERLQKVSEKIEKIDDEILTLIDDMFETMYKERGVGLAAVQIGVLKRLVVISVPDFDDEEKPDFKLALINPEIIWHNDETESLEEGCLSFPEIRDDVARYTQIKVKYLDRDGNEQILEAENYIAKVLQHEIDHTNGISFIDRLESYQKRRLKRELKELRNNTVRGIKKVNNREMLKNS, translated from the coding sequence ATGCTAAGAGAATTAGTTATATACGGAGATGAAAGATTACAGAAAGTATCTGAAAAGATAGAAAAGATAGATGATGAAATACTTACTTTAATAGATGATATGTTTGAAACTATGTATAAAGAGAGAGGAGTAGGACTTGCTGCTGTTCAGATAGGAGTATTAAAGAGACTCGTAGTTATATCTGTTCCTGATTTTGATGATGAAGAAAAACCTGATTTCAAATTAGCCTTAATAAATCCAGAGATAATATGGCATAATGATGAAACTGAAAGTTTAGAAGAAGGATGTCTTTCTTTCCCTGAAATAAGAGATGATGTTGCCAGATATACTCAAATTAAAGTAAAATATTTAGACAGAGACGGTAATGAACAGATACTTGAAGCTGAAAATTATATAGCTAAAGTGCTTCAGCATGAAATAGATCATACAAATGGAATATCTTTTATAGACAGATTGGAATCATATCAGAAAAGAAGATTAAAAAGAGAATTGAAAGAACTTAGAAACAATACCGTTAGAGGCATAAAAAAAGTTAATAACAGAGAAATGTTAAAAAATAGCTGA
- a CDS encoding HAD family hydrolase has translation MIKNIIFDLDGTLADSISDIYNCVNTSLKHFNLQAISIEDTHKFVGNGAKLLIKKAVNKYSNNEEIEEEVYKFYIKYYEEHCVDNTKAYDGVYETLELLYNNNINMFVISNKPNKMAIKTVEKLNITKYFKAVIGDGVYPYRKPDVNIWHSLKKDYGLIEDETIMVGDGIPDYEFACNSSIKCLLVLYGITDKNILLELNNNYYLNSFNEIADYITKKKF, from the coding sequence ATGATAAAAAATATAATATTCGATTTAGACGGAACTTTAGCTGATTCTATATCAGACATATATAATTGTGTAAATACTTCATTAAAACATTTCAATTTACAAGCTATATCCATTGAAGATACTCATAAATTCGTTGGAAATGGAGCAAAACTTCTTATAAAAAAAGCTGTTAATAAATATAGTAATAATGAAGAAATTGAAGAAGAAGTATATAAATTCTATATAAAATACTATGAAGAACATTGTGTAGACAACACTAAAGCTTATGACGGAGTTTATGAAACTTTAGAACTATTATATAATAACAATATAAATATGTTTGTAATAAGTAATAAACCTAACAAAATGGCTATAAAAACAGTAGAAAAATTAAATATAACAAAATATTTTAAAGCAGTTATAGGAGATGGTGTTTATCCATACAGGAAGCCTGATGTTAATATATGGCATAGCTTAAAAAAAGATTATGGTTTAATAGAAGATGAAACTATTATGGTTGGAGACGGAATACCTGATTATGAATTTGCATGCAATTCAAGTATAAAATGTTTGTTAGTTCTATATGGAATAACTGATAAAAACATTTTGTTAGAATTAAATAACAATTATTATTTAAATTCATTCAATGAGATTGCCGATTATATAACTAAGAAAAAATTTTAA
- a CDS encoding potassium/proton antiporter: protein MNSSILLSSIIIILCIIVSKISVKVGVPSLLLFLVLGMVFGTDGILKIEFNDYKIAEELCTITLIFIMFYGGFGTNWKAAKPVAKQAFLLSFVGTFITSMITGLLCHYLLKLNFFESFLIGSVVGSTDAASVFSILRSRSLNLKDGLASLLELESGSNDPMSYMLTVIFLGLIGKTLTSPLAIAYMVFSQIVFALAVAAAVSFMAYNMLKRFRFPINGLDTIFVLAVALLSYSLSSVIGGNGYLTVYVVGIVLGNTKIKNKVALVHFFDGVTGLMQMVLFFLLGLLSFPSRILSVAPTSIYVALFVTLAARPIAVFAILTPFKISFKKQILVMAAGLRGAASIVFAIFVIVNNNSISYDIFHVVFFLAIISVLLQGTLLPIIAKKLDLVDSDEDVLKTFNDYVDDSDMELIQVKIPPTHHWVGRPIMEIELPEESIIVTVERGDSTIIPHGKTVIEQGDVVILNAKKTKYYDISLREIHINNRHPWKDKQLKDLNLPKNNLIVMIKREGGTVIPRGNTTIKYKDIVLLRDV, encoded by the coding sequence ATGAATTCATCTATATTGTTATCTTCTATAATAATTATACTATGCATAATAGTAAGCAAAATTTCGGTTAAAGTAGGTGTACCATCTCTTTTACTCTTTTTAGTTTTGGGAATGGTTTTTGGTACAGATGGTATTTTAAAAATAGAGTTTAATGATTATAAAATTGCTGAAGAACTATGTACTATAACATTGATATTCATTATGTTTTACGGAGGATTCGGCACTAATTGGAAAGCTGCAAAACCTGTAGCAAAGCAGGCATTTCTTCTTTCATTTGTAGGTACTTTTATAACATCTATGATTACAGGATTATTATGCCATTATTTGCTTAAATTAAATTTTTTTGAAAGTTTTTTAATAGGTTCTGTTGTAGGATCAACTGATGCTGCTTCAGTGTTCTCAATACTTCGTTCTAGGAGTTTAAACCTTAAAGACGGACTTGCTTCATTGCTTGAGCTTGAAAGCGGAAGTAATGACCCCATGTCTTATATGCTTACAGTTATATTTTTAGGGCTTATAGGAAAGACTCTTACATCTCCTTTAGCTATTGCCTATATGGTTTTTTCTCAAATAGTTTTTGCTTTGGCAGTTGCAGCAGCTGTATCTTTTATGGCTTATAATATGTTAAAAAGGTTCAGATTTCCTATTAATGGACTTGATACTATATTTGTACTTGCTGTGGCATTGCTTTCATATTCTCTTTCTTCTGTTATAGGAGGAAACGGATATTTAACTGTTTATGTAGTTGGTATAGTTTTGGGAAATACAAAGATTAAAAATAAAGTTGCTTTAGTTCATTTCTTTGACGGTGTCACTGGGCTTATGCAAATGGTTCTGTTTTTCTTACTTGGACTTTTATCTTTTCCTTCAAGAATATTAAGTGTAGCACCAACTTCTATTTATGTGGCATTATTTGTAACATTAGCAGCAAGACCTATAGCTGTATTTGCCATATTAACACCATTTAAAATATCATTTAAAAAACAGATTCTTGTTATGGCAGCAGGACTTAGAGGAGCAGCTTCAATAGTATTTGCTATATTTGTAATAGTTAATAATAATTCTATAAGTTATGATATATTTCATGTGGTATTTTTCCTAGCTATAATATCTGTATTGCTTCAGGGTACATTGCTTCCTATAATAGCTAAAAAGCTTGATTTGGTAGACTCTGATGAAGATGTACTTAAAACTTTCAACGACTATGTTGATGATTCAGATATGGAGCTTATACAGGTAAAAATACCTCCTACACATCATTGGGTGGGAAGACCTATTATGGAAATAGAACTTCCTGAAGAATCTATTATAGTAACAGTAGAAAGGGGAGATAGTACTATTATTCCTCATGGTAAAACTGTAATAGAGCAGGGGGATGTTGTTATACTTAATGCTAAAAAAACTAAATATTATGATATTAGTCTTAGAGAGATACATATTAATAATCGTCATCCTTGGAAAGATAAGCAATTAAAAGATTTAAATTTGCCTAAAAATAATTTAATAGTTATGATAAAGAGGGAAGGCGGAACTGTTATACCTAGAGGAAATACAACTATTAAATATAAAGATATAGTGCTCCTTAGAGATGTTTAA
- a CDS encoding lysozyme inhibitor LprI family protein produces MKNIISIIAAFILMTAVISCGGDNSGNKETSQSEKNAQTNQTSQSQNIQTNTSQTNNQKEFFDMKYVYKGIRVDKAKFDEYLKNERENDEYAKRNFDFLNSKFANDDERKKYSIEYISNVNYEPFVIPLYSYDRYNEDLTEYYVSEYLYVDQNLALKKAREELLKLNKKDADVYLALFLSHFAIDSLYYFEEEKKYLTEWKKAGGTNIAMIITSYDDDNAYSNKMKLVDYIIEAPSSLRAEKLVIDAYNNGFYKYIVKNEGYIDVFNENNYSLTSIVYDGTANIASLMIVPEIVNTNIINKYIRTYIKNRLTDDNINEYLAYYDLDTYDAYNGWNDLNLLEFKKNTFLIESTMNGPVNIHYYNPEFIKDNLYASFEEIKNYNFRLGNINNIESAKINLISTNDLKDYTKDSKFISFGKFNEEEYSDYVREAMYSRWSLYSPSFFLCDINNDGKEELMVSSEYHYTGGRGGVVHYTLLLKDNLEVDFDSEMGKLINNNDFQNLECIQKIYTEYGKNKMFLLNETANEALDIFVDNNEIKNAEHFNYITYSYHPKLEWKGSILDGVPEGALKTDASFDMSKAENASDKAIVSDRTLRMADKLISDTYFAKKATLDKQGQEELLEQRRSEIKAIQEAKGDIKAIEADMLKNIQ; encoded by the coding sequence ATGAAAAATATTATTTCTATAATTGCAGCATTTATTTTAATGACTGCTGTAATTTCATGCGGAGGCGATAACAGCGGTAACAAAGAAACAAGTCAATCAGAAAAAAATGCTCAAACTAATCAAACATCACAATCTCAAAATATTCAAACTAATACTTCACAAACAAATAATCAAAAAGAATTCTTTGATATGAAATATGTTTATAAAGGCATTAGAGTAGATAAAGCTAAATTTGATGAATATCTTAAAAATGAAAGAGAAAATGATGAATATGCAAAAAGGAATTTTGATTTTCTTAATAGTAAATTTGCAAATGATGATGAAAGAAAAAAATATTCTATAGAGTATATATCAAATGTTAATTATGAACCTTTTGTAATACCATTATATAGCTATGATAGATATAATGAAGACTTGACAGAATATTATGTATCTGAATATTTATATGTTGATCAAAATTTAGCATTAAAAAAAGCAAGAGAGGAATTATTAAAATTAAATAAAAAAGATGCTGATGTTTATTTAGCTTTGTTCTTATCACATTTTGCTATAGATTCGCTTTACTATTTTGAAGAAGAAAAAAAGTATTTAACAGAATGGAAAAAGGCAGGCGGAACTAATATAGCTATGATAATAACAAGTTATGATGATGATAATGCTTACAGCAATAAAATGAAATTAGTTGATTATATAATAGAAGCCCCTAGTTCTTTAAGGGCAGAGAAATTAGTTATTGATGCCTATAATAATGGTTTTTATAAATATATTGTAAAAAATGAAGGCTATATAGATGTATTTAATGAAAATAATTATTCTTTAACTTCAATTGTATATGATGGTACAGCAAATATAGCTTCATTAATGATAGTACCAGAAATAGTTAATACAAATATAATAAACAAATATATAAGAACTTATATAAAAAATAGGTTAACAGATGATAATATAAATGAGTATTTAGCATATTATGATCTTGATACCTATGATGCCTATAATGGATGGAACGATCTTAATTTACTTGAGTTTAAGAAAAATACATTTTTAATTGAAAGCACTATGAACGGACCAGTAAATATACATTATTATAATCCTGAGTTCATAAAAGATAATTTATATGCTTCATTTGAAGAGATAAAAAATTATAATTTCAGACTTGGCAATATAAATAATATAGAATCTGCCAAAATTAATTTAATTTCTACAAATGATTTGAAAGATTATACCAAAGACTCTAAATTTATAAGTTTTGGTAAATTTAATGAAGAAGAATATTCAGATTATGTAAGAGAAGCAATGTATTCGCGTTGGTCTTTGTATTCTCCATCTTTCTTCTTATGTGATATCAATAATGACGGAAAAGAAGAATTAATGGTTTCAAGCGAGTATCACTATACAGGAGGAAGAGGCGGTGTAGTACATTATACTTTACTTTTGAAAGATAATTTGGAAGTAGATTTTGATTCAGAAATGGGAAAGCTCATCAATAATAATGATTTTCAAAATTTAGAATGTATTCAAAAAATATATACTGAATACGGTAAAAATAAAATGTTTTTATTAAATGAAACTGCTAATGAGGCTTTGGATATATTCGTTGATAATAATGAAATAAAGAATGCTGAACATTTTAATTATATTACATATAGTTATCATCCTAAATTGGAATGGAAAGGAAGTATACTTGATGGAGTACCTGAAGGAGCTTTAAAAACTGATGCAAGTTTTGATATGTCTAAAGCAGAAAATGCATCAGATAAAGCAATAGTGTCAGACAGAACTTTGAGAATGGCTGATAAACTTATAAGCGATACATATTTTGCTAAAAAAGCTACTTTGGATAAACAAGGTCAGGAAGAATTATTGGAGCAAAGAAGATCAGAAATAAAAGCTATTCAGGAAGCAAAAGGAGATATTAAAGCAATAGAAGCTGATATGCTTAAAAATATACAATAA